From the Salmo trutta chromosome 2, fSalTru1.1, whole genome shotgun sequence genome, one window contains:
- the LOC115155060 gene encoding dermatan-sulfate epimerase-like protein, with the protein MTKMSWTMVKKWIGCNIFLLALLAVGMAFSGVFNTSDKDIFTDDLVPFKLTQGKASEHRKLKSTDSHPNLYFNQVNVQVLRQRSSSTHSHIFKVIRAAVMTMLSNMPLYVPPAKHEEFTSKWNEKYGNNLPPLALYCLLCPEDSGALQFLIKFMDKMADYPSWKVISAPNDEVPMAHSLTGFATAYDFIYTFLDEHRRDVYLKRIRSETEELYETSKYRVWGKQYLQNHQTTNILAILTGAIVVGTHDNPATMVWKQVSVNYMEKTMFLLNHIVDGSLDEGVAYGSYTAKSITQYVFLAQRHFNIDNTQNNWLREHFWFYYATLLPGFQRTVGIADSNYNWFYGPESQLVFLDTFVIRNGTGNWLAQQIRKHRPKDGPMGQSSAQRWTTLHTEYIWYNAHLTPQPPHGFGKARMHIFSNWGVVTYGAGLTNGQGNTFVSFKSGKLGGRAVYDIVHAKPYSWLDGWNSFNPGHEHPDQNSFTFAPNGQVFVSEALYGPKYSYLNNVLVFGPSPSSQCNAPWEGQLGECAKWLRWTDEGVGDAAGELVAASSHRDTMFVSGEAVSAYSPAMRLRSVYRALVLLNSQTLLVLDNVEKWDDSPVTSQSAFFHNLDIDFKYVPYKFMDKYNGALMDVWDAHYKMFWFDSQGLSPDTRIQEAEQVAEFKKRWTQYLNVTFPMRGTVSRVAYVMHGPYVKVSNCRFLDNSKNGVRLSLIINNTEKIVSIVTNYKDIGARLSYLGFGGYAKMEDRRQIIRYGLGMQLVPKQNTGDNQLFDFGFTVNVIAGVILCVTIVFLTLQRRFYVYFSRLMRYVLLSVLILWIAEMLFVSNTCDQLLCGVKWKSVSTDPEVNKQIRLYDQHRFPLPTVVITTLPGSGSEMLKHLFDNSSDFVYIRVPTEHVDIPETEFEFDSLVDACEWSRLDALRGHFKIIQGWLHSLVHNTKLHLQNIQLVESSKAKQPQGAPGLGRDRRKRTRRKEPAAELRGKMRGSLDRDAENVRDMRLHVSEYPNARVVLNMRSGSWGLKLPFIQEVVGPSLRAINIVRDPRAWIYIMLFNSKPSLYSLKNIPQHLSLILEEDGCSTRDGCSASAPEFRMIRRLLAHSEVNSVLLLAHLWLAHTAAVLRVSGSLPVEAYLQVRFEDIVTSPQETAERVHMFLAVPVTPAALNQLIFTTSTNLYNLMYEGDISPANINIWRQNMPRKDIRLIEDTCGVVMKRLGYSRFIS; encoded by the coding sequence atgacaaaAATGTCTTGGACCATGGTAAAAAAGTGGATTGGGTGCAATATATTTTTATTGGCACTCTTGGCAGTGGGAATGGCATTTTCCGGTGTCTTCAACACTTCAGACAAAGATATTTTTACGGATGATTTGGTGCCTTTCAAACTCACTCAGGGCAAAGCATCAGAGCATCGAAAACTTAAATCTACTGATTCTCATCCCAATCTATATTTCAACCAAGTGAATGTACAGGTTTTGAGGCAAAGATCCTCCAGCACACACAGCCACATTTTCAAAGTAATCAGAGCAGCTGTCATGACCATGCTATCCAACATGCCCCTTTACGTACCCCCTGCAAAACATGAGGAGTTTACTAGCAAGTGGAATGAGAAATACGGGAACAACCTACCCCCCCTCGCTCTGTATTGTCTGCTGTGCCCAGAGGACTCAGGTGCCCTGCAGTTTCTTATCAAGTTTATGGATAAAATGGCAGATTACCCATCCTGGAAGGTGATCAGCGCTCCCAATGACGAGGTGCCCATGGCACACTCACTCACTGGGTTTGCCACAGCCTATGACTTTATTTATACTTTCCTTGATGAGCACAGACGGGATGTTTACCTCAAGAGAATTCGGTCTGAGACAGAGGAGCTGTATGAGACGTCTAAGTATAGGGTTTGGGGGAAACAGTATCTCCAAAATCACCAAACCACTAATATATTAGCTATCTTGACTGGGGCTATTGTGGTCGGCACACATGACAACCCAGCAACAATGGTCTGGAAACAGGTATCAGTCAATTATATGGAGAAGACCATGTTTCTCCTAAACCACATTGTGGACGGGTCACTAGATGAGGGTGTGGCTTATGGAAGCTACACGGCCAAGTCTATCACGCAGTATGTGTTCTTAGCTCAACGTCATTTCAACATTGACAACACACAGAACAACTGGCTGCGGGAACACTTCTGGTTCTACTATGCCACCCTGCTGCCAGGCTTCCAGAGGACCGTGGGCATCGCCGACTCCAACTACAACTGGTTCTACGGCCCAGAGAGCCAGCTGGTATTCCTAGACACATTTGTTATTAGAAATGGCACTGGGAACTGGCTCGCCCAGCAGATTAGAAAGCACAGGCCCAAGGACGGTCCCATGGGCCAGTCTTCTGCCCAGCGCTGGACTACCCTTCACACGGAGTACATCTGGTACAATGCCCATCTCACGCCACAGCCTCCCCATGGCTTTGGCAAAGCCAGGATGCATATTTTCTCCAACTGGGGTGTGGTGACGTACGGAGCTGGGCTGACCAATGGTCAGGGTAATACATTCGTCTCGTTCAAATCTGGGAAGCTGGGTGGCCGTGCCGTGTATGACATTGTTCATGCAAAGCCATATTCATGGCTGGACGGCTGGAATAGCTTCAACCCAGGGCACGAGCACCCGGACCAAAACTCCTTCACTTTTGCCCCTAACGGACAGGTATTTGTGTCTGAAGCACTTTACGGGCCTAAGTACAGTTATCTGAACAATGTGCTGGTGTTTGGCCCCTCTCCCAGCAGCCAGTGTAACGCCCCATGGGAGGGCCAGCTGGGGGAGTGTGCTAAGTGGCTGCGCTGGACAGATGAAGGGGTGGGAGATGCAGCTGGGGAGCTGGTCGCTGCTTCCTCCCATAGAGACACCATGTTTGTGAGCGGGGAAGCAGTGTCTGCCTACTCACCTGCCATGCGGTTAAGGAGTGTGTACAGGGCCCTGGTGCTGCTCAATTCCCAGACCTTGCTAGTACTGGACAATGTCGAGAAGTGGGACGATTCACCCGTCACCTCACAGAGTGCGTTCTTCCACAACCTCGACATAGACTTTAAATATGTCCCCTATAAATTCATGGACAAGTACAATGGGGCGTTGATGGATGTGTGGGACGCCCATTATAAAATGTTCTGGTTTGACAGTCAGGGTCTCAGCCCAGACACTAGGATACAGGAGGCAGAGCAGGTGGCAGAGTTCAAAAAGAGGTGGACACAGTATCTTAATGTCACTTTCCCCATGAGGGGCACAGTAAGCAGAGTGGCCTATGTGATGCATGGACCTTATGTCAAAGTGTCCAACTGTAGATTTCTGGACAATAGCAAAAATGGTGTCAGGCTATCTCTAATTATAAACAACACAGAGAAAATAGTTTCCATTGTAACAAACTATAAAGACATAGGAGCAAGATTAAGTTATTTAGGATTTGGGGGTTATGCCAAAATGGAGGACAGACGTCAGATAATTCGATATGGCCTGGGGATGCAACTTGTTCCCAAACAAAACACAGGGGACAATCAGCTGTTTGATTTTGGATTCACAGTCAATGTGATAGCAGGGGTGATACTTTGTGTTACTATTGTTTTTTTGACTCTGCAGAGAAGGTTCTATGTGTACTTCAGTAGACTAATGCGCTATGTTCTCCTCTCTGTGCTCATACTGTGGATAGCTGagatgttgtttgtgtcgaacacCTGCGATCAACTCCTCTGTGGCGTCAAATGGAAAAGTGTCAGCACTGATCCAGAGGTCAACAAACAAATCAGACTTTATGATCAGCATCGCTTTCCCCTGCCAACTGTCGTCATAACGACCCTGCCTGGCTCGGGATCGGAAATGCTTAAGCACCTTTTTGACAACAGCTCCGACTTTGTTTACATACGGGTCCCCACGGAGCACGTAGACATTCCAGAGACCGAGTTTGAATTTGACTCACTGGTCGATGCCTGCGAGTGGTCCCGATTGGACGCCCTGCGTGGACATTTCAAGATCATTCAGGGCTGGCTACACTCTCTGGTCCACAACACCAAGCTGCACCTGcagaacatacagctggtggagAGTAGTAAGGCCAAGCAGCCCCAGGGAGCCCCAGGCCTTGGCAGGGACAGGAGGAAGAGGACCAGGAGGAAGGAGCCTGCTGCGGAGCTGAGGGGCAAGATGAGAGGCAGCCTGGACCGGGATGCAGAAAACGTCAGGGATATGAGGCTCCATGTCAGTGAGTACCCCAACGCCCGTGTGGTCCTCAACATGAGGAGTGGCAGCTGGGGGCTCAAACTCCCCTTCATTCAGGAGGTGGTGGGCCCGTCCCTGAGGGCCATCAATATAGTCAGAGACCCCCGGGCATGGATCTATATCATGCTCTTTAACAGTAAGCCCAGCCTTTACTCCCTTAAGAACATTCCCCAACACCTGTCCCTGATATTAGAGGAGGATGGTTGCAGTACCAGAGACGGGTGCTCAGCCTCAGCCCCGGAGTTCAGAATGATCCGGAGGCTCCTGGCCCACTCCGAGGTCAACTCTGTCCTCCTGCTGGCCCACCTGTGGCTGGCACACACTGCCGCAGTGCTCAGAGTCAGTGGGAGCCTCCCAGTAGAGGCATATCTCCAGGTGAGGTTTGAGGACATAGTCACTTCCCCCCAGGAGACGGCTGAAAGGGTACACATGTTCCTGGCGGTGCCAGTCACACCGGCGGCCCTCAACCAGCTCATCTTCACCACCTCCACAAACTTGTACAACTTGATGTACGAGGGGGACATATCACCAGCTAACATTAACATATGGAGGCAGAACATGCCTCGCAAGGACATCAGACTGATAGAGGACACATGTGGGGTGGTCATGAAAAGACTTGGGTACTCCAGGTTTATCAGCTAG